Proteins encoded together in one Lathyrus oleraceus cultivar Zhongwan6 chromosome 5, CAAS_Psat_ZW6_1.0, whole genome shotgun sequence window:
- the LOC127087014 gene encoding beta-adaptin-like protein B — protein sequence MSRNDSKYFSTTKKGEIPKLKEELNSQYKDKRKDAVKKVIAAMTVGKDVSSLFTDVVNCMQTENLELKKLVCLYLINYAKSQPDLAILAVNTFVKDSQDPNPLIRALAVRTMGCIRVDKITEYLCDPLQRCLKDDDPYVRKTAAICVAKLYDINAELVEDRGFLESLKDLISDNNPMVVANAVAALAEIQDNSSRPIFEITSHTLSKLLTALNECTEWGQVFILDALSRYKDADAREAENIVERVTPWLQHANCAVVLSAVKMIL from the coding sequence ATGAGTAGAAACGACTCCAAGTACTTTTCCACAACAAAGAAGGGTGAAATCCCTAAGCTCAAAGAAGAGCTTAATTCTCAGTACAAGGATAAGAGAAAAGATGCGGTGAAAAAAGTGATTGCTGCTATGACTGTTGGAAAGGATGTGTCATCGTTGTTCACAGACGTGGTGAATTGTATGCAGACAGAAAATTTGGAGCTGAAAAAGTTGGTCTGCTTGTATTTGATAAATTATGCAAAGAGCCAGCCTGACCTTGCTATACTTGCAGTAAATACATTTGTGAAGGATTCTCAAGATCCAAATCCTTTAATTCGTGCCTTAGCTGTGCGGACAATGGGGTGCATTCGTGTGGATAAAATTACCGAGTATCTGTGTGATCCCCTTCAAAGATGTCTAAAGGACGATGATCCATATGTTCGCAAGACAGCAGCCATTTGTGTAGCAAAGCTCTATGACATTAATGCAGAGTTAGTTGAGGACAGGGGATTTTTGGAATCACTGAAGGATTTGATATCTGATAATAATCCAATGGTTGTAGCTAATGCTGTTGCGGCACTTGCTGAAATTCAGGACAATAGCAGTAGACCCATCTTTGAGATCACTAGCCACACACTGTCAAAGCTCCTCACTGCGTTAAATGAATGTACAGAATGGGGTCAAGTTTTTATATTGGATGCTCTATCTAGATACAAGGATGCTGATGCGCGTGAGGCAGAGAACATTGTAGAAAGAGTTACGCCATGGTTACAGCATGCCAATTGTGCAGTTGTACTATCGGCTGTTAAGATGATTCTTTAA
- the LOC127087015 gene encoding beta-adaptin-like protein B, producing MSRNDSKYFSTTKKGGIPKLKEELNSQYKDKRKDAVKKVIAAMTVGKDVSSLFTDVVNCMQTENLELKKLVYLYLINYAKSQPDLAILAVNTFVKDSQDPNPLIRALAVRTMGCIRVDKITEYLCDPLQRCLKDDDPYVRKTAAICVAKLYDINAELVEDRGFLESLKDLISDNNPMVVANAVAALAEIQDNSSRPIFEITSHTLSKLLTALNECTEWGQVFILDALSRYKDADAREAENIVERVTPWLQHANCAVVLSAVKMIL from the coding sequence ATGAGTAGAAACGACTCCAAGTACTTTTCCACAACAAAGAAGGGTGGAATCCCTAAGCTCAAAGAAGAGCTTAATTCTCAGTACAAGGATAAGAGAAAAGATGCGGTGAAAAAAGTGATTGCTGCTATGACTGTTGGAAAGGATGTGTCGTCGTTGTTCACAGACGTGGTGAATTGTATGCAGACAGAAAATTTGGAGCTGAAAAAGTTGGTCTACTTGTATTTGATAAATTATGCAAAGAGCCAGCCTGACCTTGCTATACTTGCAGTAAATACATTTGTGAAGGATTCTCAAGATCCAAATCCTTTAATTCGTGCCTTAGCTGTGCGGACAATGGGGTGCATTCGTGTGGATAAAATTACCGAGTATCTGTGTGATCCCCTTCAAAGATGTCTAAAGGACGATGATCCATATGTTCGCAAGACAGCAGCCATTTGTGTAGCAAAGCTCTATGACATTAATGCAGAGTTAGTTGAGGACAGGGGATTTTTGGAATCACTGAAGGATTTGATATCTGATAATAATCCAATGGTTGTAGCTAATGCTGTCGCGGCACTTGCTGAAATTCAGGACAATAGCAGTAGACCCATCTTTGAGATCACTAGCCACACACTGTCAAAGCTCCTCACTGCGTTAAATGAATGTACAGAATGGGGTCAAGTTTTTATATTGGATGCTCTATCTAGATACAAGGATGCTGATGCGCGTGAGGCAGAGAACATTGTAGAAAGAGTTACGCCATGGTTACAGCATGCCAATTGTGCAGTTGTACTATCGGCTGTTAAGATGATTCTTTAA